One genomic window of Streptomyces spiramyceticus includes the following:
- a CDS encoding sensor histidine kinase — protein MTDQEYRWLLPSAMADPDLPGDRGGGRRRRTARDWIVDIAAFLFAAGIGLLAADTAANVGNPDVVVFLDQLAGAAACCALWVRRRWPVGLAVALVVVSTMAPVAGGAMIVALFSLTVHRPFKTVAVVASASLAGALVQAALRPDPTTSFRASAIASLVIVLLVVGWGMFVRSRRQLVVSLRERARRAETEADLRAEQAQRLAREAIAREMHDVLAHRLTLLSVHAGALEFRPDAPPAEVARAAGVIRDSAHEALQDLRDVIGVLRAPAPVDGSGDDNRPQPTLATLDALVAESREAGMKVTLDHRIDRPAAVPAATGRNAYRIAQEGLTNARKHAPGAEVTVTVTGAPGDGLTIEVRNPAPGREVPAVPGSGQGLIGLTERATLAGGRFEHGFTPGGGFRVSAWLPWAP, from the coding sequence ATGACCGATCAGGAGTACCGCTGGCTGCTGCCATCGGCAATGGCCGACCCCGACCTTCCGGGCGATCGCGGGGGCGGACGGCGTCGACGTACCGCGCGGGACTGGATCGTCGACATCGCGGCGTTCCTCTTCGCCGCCGGCATCGGACTCCTCGCGGCCGACACCGCCGCCAACGTCGGCAACCCCGATGTTGTCGTCTTCCTCGACCAGCTGGCCGGCGCGGCGGCCTGCTGCGCGCTCTGGGTGCGGCGGCGCTGGCCGGTGGGGCTCGCGGTCGCCCTGGTCGTCGTATCGACCATGGCACCCGTCGCCGGCGGAGCCATGATCGTCGCGCTGTTCAGCCTGACGGTGCACCGGCCCTTCAAGACGGTCGCCGTCGTCGCCTCAGCCTCCCTCGCCGGCGCACTCGTCCAGGCGGCCCTGCGCCCCGACCCGACCACCTCCTTCCGGGCCTCCGCCATCGCCTCGCTCGTGATCGTCCTGCTGGTCGTCGGCTGGGGCATGTTCGTACGCTCGCGCCGCCAGCTCGTCGTGTCGCTGCGCGAACGCGCCCGCCGCGCCGAGACGGAGGCCGACCTCCGTGCCGAACAGGCGCAGCGGCTGGCCCGCGAGGCCATCGCGCGCGAGATGCACGATGTACTCGCCCACCGGCTGACGCTGCTCAGCGTGCACGCGGGCGCGCTGGAGTTCCGGCCCGACGCGCCCCCGGCCGAGGTCGCCCGCGCCGCCGGAGTGATCCGCGACAGCGCGCACGAGGCGCTCCAGGACCTGCGCGACGTCATCGGCGTACTCCGCGCACCTGCCCCGGTCGACGGCTCCGGCGACGACAACCGACCGCAGCCCACGCTCGCCACACTCGACGCCCTCGTCGCCGAGTCCCGCGAAGCCGGCATGAAGGTCACCCTCGACCACCGCATCGACCGGCCCGCAGCCGTGCCCGCCGCCACCGGACGCAACGCCTACCGCATCGCCCAGGAGGGCCTGACCAACGCCCGTAAACACGCGCCCGGCGCCGAAGTCACCGTGACGGTCACCGGCGCACCGGGCGACGGACTCACCATCGAGGTACGCAATCCCGCACCCGGGCGCGAAGTCCCGGCCGTCCCCGGATCCGGCCAGGGCCTCATCGGCCTGACCGAGCGTGCCACGCTCGCCGGCGGCCGCTTCGAACACGGATTCACTCCCGGCGGCGGATTCCGCGTCAGCGCCTGGCTACCGTGGGCGCCATGA
- a CDS encoding response regulator, giving the protein MTIRLLIVDDDPLVRAGLTFMLGGADGIEIVGEAADGSEAAAATDLHRPDVVLMDIRMPVMDGLTATEELRRRPDAPEVIVLTTFHADEQVLRALRVGAAGFVLKDTPPAEIVAAVRRVAAGDPVLSPAVTQQLITHVAGSGAPDDRRTRAARRLSGLAEREREVAVAVGHGRSNAEIAAALYMSVATVKTHVSRVLAKLGLNNRVQIALLVHDAGLVEGAGDVG; this is encoded by the coding sequence ATGACCATCAGGCTGCTCATCGTCGACGACGACCCGCTCGTACGCGCCGGACTCACCTTCATGCTCGGCGGGGCCGACGGCATCGAGATCGTAGGGGAGGCGGCCGACGGCTCCGAGGCCGCGGCGGCAACCGACCTGCACCGGCCCGACGTGGTCCTGATGGACATCCGGATGCCCGTCATGGACGGCCTCACCGCGACCGAGGAACTGCGCCGCAGGCCCGACGCCCCCGAGGTCATCGTCCTCACCACCTTCCACGCCGACGAACAGGTTCTGCGCGCACTGCGCGTGGGCGCCGCCGGTTTCGTACTCAAGGACACCCCGCCCGCCGAGATCGTCGCCGCGGTACGCCGCGTCGCGGCCGGCGACCCGGTCCTCTCCCCTGCCGTGACCCAGCAGCTCATCACCCATGTCGCGGGCTCCGGCGCCCCCGACGACCGCAGGACTCGCGCGGCCCGGCGGCTGTCCGGGCTCGCCGAACGAGAACGGGAGGTCGCGGTCGCCGTCGGGCACGGTCGGTCCAACGCAGAGATCGCCGCCGCGCTGTACATGAGCGTGGCGACGGTCAAGACGCATGTGTCACGCGTGCTGGCCAAGCTGGGGCTCAACAACCGTGTTCAGATCGCCCTGTTGGTGCATGACGCGGGCCTCGTCGAGGGAGCCGGCGACGTGGGCTGA
- a CDS encoding GntR family transcriptional regulator translates to MSKHAADPTVSLQLGVDRNSPVPLYFQLSQQLEAAIEKGRLAPGSLLGNEIELAGRLGLSRPTVRQAIQSLVDKGLLVRRRGVGTQVVHSQVKRPLELSSLYDDLEAAGQRPATKVLRNAVEPATAEVAAALGVPEGSDVHLIERLRLAHNEPMARLVNHLPAGLLALDTEHLEATGLYRMMRSAGITLHSARQTVGARAAGADEARQLGEAEGAPLLTMQRTTFDDTGRAVEFGSHIYRASRYAFEFQLLVRP, encoded by the coding sequence GTGTCAAAACACGCGGCTGACCCCACCGTCTCCCTGCAGCTCGGCGTCGACCGGAACAGTCCGGTCCCGCTCTACTTCCAGCTGTCGCAGCAGCTGGAGGCGGCAATCGAGAAGGGCCGGCTCGCCCCCGGAAGTCTCCTCGGCAACGAGATCGAGCTGGCGGGCCGCCTCGGCCTGTCCCGCCCCACCGTCCGCCAGGCCATCCAGTCGCTCGTCGACAAGGGCCTGCTGGTCCGCCGCCGAGGCGTCGGCACCCAGGTCGTACACAGCCAGGTCAAGCGCCCCCTCGAACTGAGCAGCCTGTACGACGACCTCGAAGCCGCAGGTCAGCGGCCCGCGACCAAGGTCTTGCGGAACGCCGTCGAACCGGCCACGGCCGAGGTCGCGGCGGCGCTCGGCGTGCCGGAGGGCAGCGACGTACACCTCATAGAACGGCTGCGTCTCGCGCACAACGAGCCCATGGCACGGCTGGTCAACCACCTGCCCGCCGGACTGCTCGCGCTCGACACCGAGCACCTGGAAGCCACCGGCCTGTACCGGATGATGCGCTCCGCGGGCATCACGCTGCACAGCGCCCGCCAGACGGTCGGGGCGCGTGCGGCCGGGGCGGACGAGGCGCGGCAGCTGGGGGAGGCGGAGGGGGCGCCGCTGCTGACGATGCAGCGGACGACGTTCGACGACACGGGGCGGGCGGTCGAGTTCGGCTCGCACATCTACCGGGCCTCGCGGTACGCCTTCGAATTCCAGCTGCTCGTCAGGCCGTGA
- a CDS encoding dihydrofolate reductase family protein produces the protein MKITLTTFLTLDGVMQAPGGPTEDTSGGFEQGGWLVPFADEGMGRFMEKVFDRADAFLLGRRTYDIFAAFWPQVTDENDPIASRLNNLPKYVVSTTLDKAEWNNSTVVGSDVAGEIARLKQQPGRELQIHGSGTLARSLMTEDLIDECNLLFFPVVLGAGQRLFEEGSRPTSFALTDSSTTESGVTIQTYRPTGRPEYGSFLLDQ, from the coding sequence ATGAAGATCACGCTCACCACGTTTCTCACACTCGACGGCGTCATGCAGGCCCCGGGCGGCCCCACCGAGGACACCAGCGGCGGCTTCGAGCAGGGCGGCTGGCTGGTCCCCTTCGCCGACGAAGGCATGGGCCGTTTCATGGAGAAGGTCTTCGACCGCGCCGACGCCTTCCTCCTCGGCCGTCGTACGTACGACATCTTCGCGGCCTTCTGGCCGCAGGTCACCGACGAGAACGACCCGATCGCGAGCCGCCTCAACAACCTCCCGAAATACGTCGTGTCCACGACCCTGGACAAGGCCGAATGGAACAACTCCACGGTCGTCGGGAGCGACGTGGCGGGCGAGATCGCACGGCTCAAGCAGCAGCCCGGCCGCGAGCTCCAGATCCACGGCAGTGGCACGCTCGCCAGGTCCCTCATGACGGAGGACCTCATCGACGAGTGCAATCTTCTGTTCTTCCCGGTCGTACTGGGCGCGGGACAGCGGCTGTTCGAGGAGGGCTCCCGGCCGACCTCTTTCGCACTCACCGACTCCAGCACCACGGAATCCGGCGTGACGATCCAGACCTACCGGCCCACCGGGAGGCCGGAGTACGGCAGTTTCCTGCTCGACCAGTGA
- a CDS encoding Gfo/Idh/MocA family oxidoreductase, which translates to MRIGLIGTGRIGSFHAGVLSRHREVGALLVTDTDAARAVAVADRLGVTAAPSVDEIFAWGVDAVVIASATSAHADLIGRAARAGLPTFCEKPIALDLPGTLGALREVDAAGNVLQLGFMRRFDAGYTTARELVRSGSLGRLHTVRAITSDPAPPPAAYLPLSGGLYRDCLVHDFDILRWVTGREVVEVYAVGSDGGPDMFRDAGDVSTAAAILTLDDGTLATATATRCNGAGYDVRMELAGELDQVSVGLDDRTPITSTEPKGAPAAENPWPGFLERFAPAYEAELDAFVRVALGELPNPCDGREALHALRIAEACELSRRERRPVRMEEIPAS; encoded by the coding sequence ATGCGCATCGGACTCATCGGCACGGGTCGTATTGGTTCCTTCCACGCCGGCGTACTCAGCCGCCATCGCGAAGTGGGTGCTCTGCTTGTCACCGACACGGATGCGGCGCGGGCCGTCGCGGTCGCCGACCGGCTCGGCGTAACGGCCGCTCCGTCGGTCGACGAGATCTTCGCGTGGGGCGTCGACGCCGTGGTCATCGCCTCCGCCACCTCCGCCCACGCGGACCTGATCGGCCGGGCGGCGCGCGCCGGTCTCCCGACCTTCTGCGAGAAGCCGATCGCACTGGACCTGCCGGGAACGCTGGGCGCGCTGCGGGAGGTCGACGCGGCGGGGAATGTACTCCAGCTCGGCTTCATGCGCCGCTTCGACGCCGGTTACACGACGGCGCGCGAGCTCGTACGGTCCGGCAGCCTCGGCAGGCTGCACACCGTCCGGGCGATCACCTCCGACCCCGCGCCGCCGCCCGCCGCGTACCTGCCGCTGTCCGGCGGCCTCTACCGGGACTGCCTGGTCCACGACTTCGACATTCTGCGGTGGGTGACGGGCCGCGAGGTCGTCGAGGTGTACGCGGTGGGGTCCGACGGGGGGCCCGACATGTTCCGCGACGCGGGCGACGTGAGCACGGCGGCCGCGATCCTCACCCTCGACGACGGCACGCTCGCCACCGCCACGGCGACGCGCTGCAACGGGGCCGGTTACGACGTACGGATGGAGCTGGCGGGCGAGCTCGACCAGGTGTCCGTCGGTCTCGACGACCGCACACCGATCACCTCGACGGAGCCGAAGGGGGCGCCGGCCGCCGAGAACCCGTGGCCGGGGTTCCTGGAGCGGTTCGCCCCGGCGTACGAGGCGGAACTGGATGCCTTCGTCCGGGTCGCGCTGGGCGAACTCCCCAACCCGTGCGACGGCAGGGAGGCGCTGCACGCGCTGCGGATCGCGGAGGCGTGCGAACTGTCGCGCCGGGAACGGCGGCCAGTGCGGATGGAGGAGATTCCCGCTTCATGA
- a CDS encoding alpha/beta fold hydrolase, with the protein MTSTVTETVRTDDGVRLWATRSGWADADPLVLCHGGPGLWDTLEDVAELFAGRAAVYRWDQRGCGRSERRGPYSVAWSVADLDAVRRHFGLESMTLLGHSWGARLALHYALAHPERVTRLVYVSGTGIDAEADWHPQYARKLRAALGEGLPRWEALRARASRTEAEEREMCVLQWSADFAGPDRERARALAERMATPWRGVNFECNAAVNAELRSHNAHQLRAACGVLRVPVVIVDGAQDIRPREAVDSLERALRNVRRVRLEGAGHMPWAEDPEGFAGAVAA; encoded by the coding sequence ATGACGTCGACGGTGACGGAGACGGTGCGGACGGACGACGGGGTGCGGCTGTGGGCGACGCGGTCGGGCTGGGCCGATGCCGATCCGCTCGTCCTGTGCCATGGCGGACCCGGCCTCTGGGACACCCTGGAGGACGTGGCCGAGCTGTTCGCGGGGCGGGCGGCGGTGTACCGGTGGGACCAGCGCGGGTGCGGACGTTCCGAGCGGCGCGGGCCGTACTCGGTGGCCTGGTCGGTGGCCGATCTCGATGCGGTACGCCGCCATTTCGGGCTGGAATCGATGACACTGCTGGGCCACTCCTGGGGTGCCAGGCTCGCCCTGCACTACGCCCTCGCGCACCCGGAGCGGGTGACCCGGCTGGTCTATGTGTCCGGCACCGGAATAGACGCGGAAGCCGACTGGCACCCGCAGTACGCCCGCAAACTGCGCGCCGCGCTCGGTGAAGGCCTGCCGCGCTGGGAGGCGCTGAGGGCGCGGGCGTCGCGTACGGAGGCGGAGGAACGCGAGATGTGCGTGCTCCAGTGGTCGGCGGACTTCGCGGGCCCCGACCGCGAGCGGGCGCGCGCCCTGGCCGAACGGATGGCCACGCCGTGGCGGGGCGTCAACTTCGAATGCAATGCGGCCGTCAACGCGGAGCTGCGGAGCCACAACGCGCATCAACTGCGCGCTGCATGCGGGGTGTTGAGAGTCCCGGTGGTGATAGTGGACGGCGCGCAGGACATACGGCCGAGGGAGGCGGTGGACTCCCTGGAGCGGGCGTTGCGCAACGTACGGCGGGTGAGGCTGGAGGGCGCGGGCCATATGCCGTGGGCGGAGGACCCGGAGGGGTTTGCGGGGGCAGTCGCGGCGTAG
- a CDS encoding DMT family transporter has translation MAAATQTAVPATVTPPSPSRAAWLTDLPVLLVAVVWGASYLAAKGITTTQTVVAVLVLRFGIVLPVLAAAGWRKLRALSTAQWRGAGALGLVLSGIFLLETYGVVHTSATNAGLIISLTMIFTPLAEAAVTRVRPPRAFMGAAALSVAGVVLLTQGGGFTTPSLGDLLMLLAALARTVHVLAMARIKAVQNADALSLTTVQLAGAVAVFALLAATPGTGPAPWTVAAGFGPREWAGLVFLSVFCTLFAFFVQMWAVRRTSPSRVSLLLGTEPLWAAAAGIAIGGERLGVVGLLGGILVLAGTTWGRRAATQR, from the coding sequence GTGGCCGCCGCAACACAGACCGCCGTACCCGCCACCGTCACGCCGCCGTCGCCGAGCCGCGCAGCCTGGCTCACCGACCTGCCCGTACTGCTGGTGGCGGTCGTCTGGGGCGCGAGCTATCTGGCAGCCAAGGGCATCACGACGACGCAGACCGTCGTAGCCGTCCTGGTGCTGCGCTTCGGCATCGTGCTGCCGGTGCTGGCGGCCGCCGGATGGCGCAAGCTGCGCGCGCTGAGCACCGCGCAGTGGCGGGGCGCGGGGGCGCTCGGACTCGTACTCAGCGGGATCTTCCTGCTGGAGACGTACGGCGTCGTACACACGTCGGCGACGAACGCGGGCCTCATCATCAGCCTCACCATGATCTTCACCCCGCTGGCCGAGGCGGCGGTGACGAGGGTCAGGCCGCCCCGCGCCTTCATGGGCGCGGCGGCTCTCTCGGTCGCCGGTGTGGTGCTGCTGACCCAGGGCGGCGGCTTCACGACCCCGTCGCTCGGCGATCTGCTGATGCTGCTGGCGGCGCTGGCCCGTACGGTGCATGTGCTCGCGATGGCGAGGATCAAGGCCGTACAGAACGCGGACGCGCTCTCCCTCACCACCGTCCAACTGGCCGGCGCTGTCGCGGTGTTCGCGCTCCTGGCGGCGACCCCCGGGACGGGCCCGGCCCCTTGGACGGTCGCGGCCGGCTTCGGGCCGCGCGAATGGGCGGGCCTGGTCTTCCTCTCCGTCTTCTGCACGCTGTTCGCCTTCTTCGTGCAGATGTGGGCGGTACGCCGCACGTCCCCGTCCCGAGTCAGCCTGCTGCTGGGCACGGAACCGCTGTGGGCGGCGGCGGCAGGCATCGCGATCGGCGGCGAACGGCTGGGGGTGGTGGGGCTGCTGGGCGGAATCCTGGTGCTGGCCGGCACGACGTGGGGCCGGCGGGCTGCGACGCAACGGTAG